CTAATTCAGTGAATGGAtagattattttaataatgttgCGTCCTATTAAAAAATCGaatatttaatagtacattatttaaagtaaaactgCCTTTCGTGGTTGAGCGATTCGCCTAGCTCAGATTCGTCCGCTAATATATCGAAAGCAGAAATTCCAAATGTCTTAAAGGTTTGTCATGGGCGGCACGGCACTATCATTACGAGCCTcaagaaaataaacaaaaccaaGTATTTGGTCAAAAAACaacccgtaccacgagtcatAATATATACAACAGGCATTTAACACTAATCGAAATAACTCTAATAAACTTAAACACAAATACatggtacaaacagcaacactcatgACTATCCATCGGTGGGCCTTATtaaaaaaggcataaggtcgacCGATGGTCagcgatggtaccataatattgcattgtcacccaacttacataggtatatatgtcAAGTTTTAGCTCACACAAATAATGGGAAATGGGCCTACTTAAGCTTGCAAGGTTTTACCCGAACATACTATGTATATACGATACAGACATTGCAAATTAGATTGGTACAAAATGATGGCTTTCGTTCTTACTTAGGTATTTTAGTTGCTTTTATTTGTGCTAATGTGCTTGAGTGTACTTACAAATTAATCACACTATAACTGCCATTATAAAAGTCTAATAGTACTAATTAATCTTTACTGTGCTGTGGCCTGGCTGTGGCAGTACTCGAGGCAGACATGAAGACAATATTGGCGCTTAGTATTAGTAAGTAAACTCTATTAATcccaaataaaatgtttaaaacaCTTTATACGGTGTATCATTATTTTCGGGAAAATCGCCTCTATTTGGTATTACCTCGTGTCCCTgctataataaacaaaataatgcaaaaagtTTAACCcgattaaaataacaaaagtaaGTTGCAGAGCATATTACATTAAGAAATCGCAAAATTTATCATGAATCGGATAAATACATGGTTATTAAAATGcagaatcttatacctttaaacgagcaattcttgttcatttatttatttatttcggggatcttggaaacagctctaacgatttcgatgaaatttgctataagtacGGGGGTTctcggggcgaaaaatcgatctagctaggtcgtaTCTCTGGGACAACgcgagtttttatatattttccgagcaaagctcggactCCCAGATACTAACTGTACTTAAATTGAAAATCTTCTTCCTTTTGAAATCGGCAAGATATTGAGTTGATATTATCGGATACATACCTAAGAAGAATTGGCTTACATACGAAATAAAGATACATACGTAGAGTACTAATAAATCAAAACACGATTTCTTCACTTTCATTGCCGTAATCAGACAATTGTTGCGTCGTATTTTATGCAAGTTTATATTTCTTGTATATCATTTTCTTGAATTTCAGTGGTTCTGTTAGAGCTGGTGGTAGCGAGCCCACTTGGGCCGTGCGGCTGCAAACCGGTGTTCGAATATTGCGCCAGCGACTACACCACGTACCACAGCATCTGCGAGTACAAGTGCAAACATCCCTCCATCCCGTTCCACGACTGGTATATTCTGTATAACGGGCCTTGCTTGTCGGGGACGGAGACTACAACTGAGCGGTTGACTACAACTGAGTGGACTACTAAACTTAGACGGAGCACTACAACTACTGAGGACTGGAGGACAGCCAATAATGCCATCCAAGGATAAACTAATTACATTATGTTCCGTGCAAttaaaaattcaaatatatAATACTACATTATTTGAAATGCCTAAAAACTGCCTTTCGTGGATGAGTGATTCGCTTGGCCTCGATTTGTCCGCTAATTATATCGACAGCGGAAAATCCATATGTCGTAAAGAGGCATTTTGTCGTAAGTAGGTAcactaaatcatcatcatcactggcCACATCATCTTTGCCGATGATAGTTGCAGCTACTAAAGAGGTATTTTGAGGAGGTAGTCTAGAGCCTACATCGATGAAGCTATAGTGTATCAAAGGTCTGTTtggtttcaaacatagacagagagaatcatactatctttgtcttacactatggTAACGCCCAAAAGAAAATTATgagtatcgttttttttttgttcctatttactgacaagatttggttgacccagtatattctTTCAAAAACCAAATGCAACAGCATAACGGCTATGCTGAAACAGAGACGACTTCGTTAGCTTCATAGGTACGACGCGTTCGTAGAATGGACCCTGATACATTACCACGTGAAGTTATGCTCGGACAGATTGCCGATGACCGGTGGGCACACTAAATATAGGTACTATTGCAATCAGTATTCTTTTTCCTTCAgatcttttttttacaaataaaaagtattttcgGCGTGTAACAGATTTTCGTTCTTACtttttacattcttataattatacgtttttGTGCTTGAGTGTACTTACCCATTAGTCACCcgaaatttaattataaaagtcTGTAAGTATTGAACAAATCTCTTCACACAAATTGCCATTATAAAAGTCTAATAGTACTTATTTAATCAACCTCTACTGCTGAAGCTGCTTGCTACGAGGTAGAAATGACGACAATATTGGCGTTTGTTATTAGTAAGTAAAactatgttaattaaatgtagTGATCGCAGTGTTCGCATTCTCTTTTAAAACATAACAAGCAGAACTTTTACAAACACTTAAGTGCTTTGTATTCTTTTTCTCGAAAAATAGCCTCCATTTATTATAACGTTTTGTCGCACCAATCTTGTTTGACATTTGGAAGAAAAATATGCAAATAGCCACTCGAAGGGTTATCCCAATTATGAATCAAGTATTAAATTGCAGAGTTGATGATTATTCAACTTTAACTAATAAAAAGCGTCAAATGAAACGGATACATGATTTATAAAACTGAAGAAACACTAAACTGGCTACGGATTTTGTGGCATCAAATCTTCGTCTTTTTGAAATTCATACATAATGGTGATATTAACAGACACAACAGAAGAAAATTAGCTATACAAGACACAAAGATACACATACGTAGAGTGCTAATAATTCAAAACACGATTTCTTCACTTTCATTGCCGTAATCAGACAATTGTTGCGTCATATTTTATGcaagtttatattttttgtatatatgtttttttttaatttcagtgGTTATGTTAGAGCTAGCGGTAGCGAGCCCACTTGGGCCGTGCGGCTGCAAGCCGGTGTTCGAATATTGCGCCAGCGACTACACCACGTACCACAGCATCTGCGAGTACAAGTGCAAACATCCCTCCATCCCGTTCCACGACTGGTATATTCTGTATAACGGGCCTTGCTTGTCGGGACTGGAGACTACAACTGAGCAAAGAACTACAACTAAACGCAAGATGTATACAAGGACACAACTGACAACTGACTGATGTATACAACTGACGACTGGCCGATGATCTCTAATCCACTAGTTGGataaactaattaattattttatgtgtCATTAAAAATTCGAATTTTTCATAGCACATTATTTTAAATGCCAAAACACTGCCTGAAtgccagccggcctagccatgGTGACTAACGCTATCGCTTCGCcctcgaatcgctttgtgtctctctacctCTCTTCCACATGTCCACCAAGATTCACGTTTATCAAGCATGTGTCCTTAGTATCCTGCTGTACGCTTCAGAAACATGGACCACCTACCCCAAGCAAGAGCGTCGCCTTAACGCATTTCACATGCGCCACCATATTAGGCGTAACTTGAAAGGATCGGGTAACTAATTAGGCTTTCAAAGACCAAATGCAACAGCATAACGGCTATGCTGAAACAGAGATGACTCCGTTGGCTGGGACACGTTCATAGAATGGACCCTGACAGATGGCCACGTGAAGTCATGCTCGGACAGATTGCCGAAGCTAAGAGACCGGTTGGTACACTAAATATACTATTGCagtcagtattttttttctttcgatccattttttacaaaataaaaagtattttcgACGTGTTTTCGTTCTTACTTTTTACatgcttataataaaattatacgtTTTTGTGCTTGAGTGTACTTACCCATTAGTCACCcgaaatttaattataaaagtctgtaggtaagtatttaataaatctttTCACACAAATTGCCATTATAAAAGTCTAATAGTACTTATTTAATCGATCTCTACTGTGGCTACTGCTAAAGCTGCTTGCCTCTAGCTAGACATGGTAGACATGACGACAATGTTGGCGCTCATTATTAGTAAGTAAAACTATGTTATTTAACGAATTGACAATAGTTTGCAGCGTTCGCATcctctattaaaaataacaagcaGAACTTTTACAAACACTTTAAAgtgctttgttttttttttctcgaaaaATAGCCTTCATTTATTATAATGTTTTGTCGTGGTGTTAATTTCGTTTGACATTTTGAAGAAAAATATGCAAATAGATTAACCCGATTTTAAATCAAGTATTGCAGAGTTGATAATTATTCAACTTTAACTAATAAAAAGCGTCAAATGAAACGAATACATgatttataaaacttaaaaaagcaCTGTAAACTGGCTACGGACTTTGTGGCGTCAAATCTTCGTCTTTTTGAAATTCATACATAATGGTGATATTAGCAGACACAACAGAAGAAAATTAGCTACACAAGACACAAAGATACACATCCGTAGAGTGCTAATAATTCAAAACAGGATTAGGTACTTCACTTTCATTGCCGTAATCAGACAATTCTTGCGTCGTATTTTATGCAAGTTTATATTTCTTGTATATCATTTTCTTGAATTTCAGTGGTTCTGTTAGAGCTAGCGGTAGCGAGCCCACTTGGGCCGTGCGGCTGCAAACCGGTGTTCGAATATTGCGCCAGCGACTACACCACGTACCACAGCATCTGCGAGTACAAGTGCAAACATCCCTCCACCCCGTTCCACGACTGGTATATTCTGTATAACGGGCCTTGCTTGTCGGGGACGGACACTACAACTCGTGCGAGTACTACAACTATAACTATTCCCATCACTACAAGTGAGCCAATAAAAAAGACCAGCACTACAACGCGATGGCAGTGGACGGATTATACATTCGGGGACTCAATAAATGGATAGACTTATCATTATTCTGTGGAATCTGTTTTCCAGAACTTGGCTGAATTCACTTCCATGTAAAGCAGATTTAAACTGTGCAattgtagttttaattatttgtcatttaaataaCGCGTCACGCCCAAACTGTAGTAAGTAAATAGTAAAATGGAACGAATGGACAAAAGAGTCAAAAACAATGAGTGAGGCGTGCCACGTCAACGTTTCTTATTATGAAACAAAGTCCAAAATCTGACGAGTAGCAAGTATTCGCACCAAGTAAAATTAACTAGGTACAGGAAatttacggctcggccacgactttACGCGACTGGCAACGGCAGCAGCGACATCCATAGGTGGGaccgaaaggtccgatcgctgtgtctcgctccaacctatggttatcgccgccgtcgcaagtcgctcaatgttgTGGCTAAGCCGTAAGAGCCTTATCACACTGGCGATTTGCGGGCGAATTGAGAGCGAAGCGAACGGGCATCTTCTAGTACGTACGTACTGTCTTAGTACGCAACAAAATCACTTACAATAACCAGCATTTCGTAACAAAATATGTAAACTTACATAAAATTAGTGCCGCCACCACCAGGCAGGTTCTACTTATTTGTAGATACATTTTGGAGAATCTGAAACAAATCATacatacctaatttaatttacaatattcCATCTAcaagtataattattatgtactaATATAACAATTTAAGCTAagtctaagggtaacattccttTTCTGACGGCAGCtgaactaaagtgtcattcaatagaacttgctaactatgtaaacaaaagttactagtaatttgacattcagtgtcaattttagatagttagcaagttctattgaatgacactttactggtactgaacgcgtaaCTGTCACTGTTAATTTAGATAgtaaatgaacagtagtgcaactgcggttggaaatggactgtcaccttaagtgtAAACATCTATGACGTCGACTACCACTTTTATCCAATCAACGAAATCTGCGAAaaggaaacaataaaatataatgtccCAAATCGGTCCAACCATGCCAGCTCACAACAA
The sequence above is a segment of the Cydia amplana chromosome 2, ilCydAmpl1.1, whole genome shotgun sequence genome. Coding sequences within it:
- the LOC134655552 gene encoding uncharacterized protein LOC134655552, whose translation is MKTILALSIMVLLELVVASPLGPCGCKPVFEYCASDYTTYHSICEYKCKHPSIPFHDWYILYNGPCLSGTETTTERLTTTEWTTKLRRSTTTTEDWRTANNAIQG